CATTGCGCTGCGGTGCAGAAGCCACATCAAAGCGGTggcagcggcggccgcgggggtGGCATTGGGGGGCCTgacccccctccagctgccaaagGACCCCCCCAGGAGTTCTGGGACCCCCCCAGGTCGCcaaaagccccccccccccccaagatcctgcttcccccccgccccccccaagctGCCGTGGTGTCCTGGGTCCCCCTTAGGCTGCCAAGGGCCCCCCTGGCAATCTTGGTGtccccctcccaggttcccccAAGCACTTTGCCCCCCCCAAGCTACCAGGGACCCCCCCAATGgtgccctgggaccccccccaagcTGACAGGGACCGTGGTGCCTTGggtccccccaggtccccccatcCAAGCCCTGGGACACCCCCCAGCCTGCCAGTGGATCCCCCCCAGGCCTTGGGACCCCCCCTCATGATTCCTTGAGTCCCCCCCAAGCGCTGTGACCCCCCCCGCAGGCTGCCAGGAACCCCCCCCATGGTCTCCTGTGACCCCCCCAGGCTGCCAGGCGACCATCAccccccccaggccctgggaCCCCCACATGATGCCTTGggtccccccaggtcccccccccccaagccctgtgACCCCCCCCTAGACTGCCAGGGGACCCCCCCCAAGCCTTGCGACCACCCCCCCGCGCTCCCagggtcaccccccccccccattctctgGGACCCTCCCTCAAGCTGTCAGGGCCCCCCCTCCTGCCGTgagacacccccccgcccccccccccccccgatgccCTGGGTCCCCCCAAAGCTGTCAGGTGGTGCCTTGGGTGCCCCCAGGTCCCCCCCTCAGTGTCCTgggccctcccccccccccgcggtggcctggcccccccccgggccgtgccctgtccccgtccccgtccctgtccccgcgGTCGGGCCGGGCTGGCTCGTGCCACGCTGCATTTCTGCGGTTCCCAACCCAAAATTGCTGGGAGTCGCCCGGCGTCGCCCTGATTCCTCTGTGGCCGCGACCtgcgggggggcccggggggacgctcccggggggggggggccggggggctgggCACCCCAGGCTGCTCCCACTGCCCCCCCCAACCACCCCAGTGCCCCCGTGAcccaccccagtgtccccattcCTCATCCCAGTATCCCCATTCCTTCCCAGACTGGTCCCAGTGTCCATGTTACCCATCCCAGTGCCTCTGCCCCCCCTAACTGGTCCCAGTACCCCCACTCCTCATCCCAGTATCCCTATTCCTTCCCAGACTGGTCCCAGTGCCCCCATAACCCATCCCAGtacccccattcctcatcccaGTATCTCCATTCCCTCCCAGACTGGTCCCAGTGTCTGCATTacccaccccagtgcctctgcccccCCTAAGTAGTCCCAGTACTCCCACTCCTCATCCCAGTATCCCTATTCCCTCCCAGACTGGTCCCAGTGTCTGCATTACACACCCCAATGCCTCTGCCCCCCCTAACTGGTCCCAGTACCCCCATTTCTCATCCCAGTGTCCCCCTCCATTGACAGACTGGTCCCAGTGCCCCCATGccccaccccagtgcccccattCCTCATCCCAGTATCCCCATTTCATCCCAGACTGGTCCCAGTGTCCATGTCacccaccccagtgcctctgcccccCCTAACTGGTCCCAGTACCCCCATTTCTCATCCCAGTGTCCCCCTTTCCCTGACAGACTGGTCCCAGTGCCCCCATGccccaccccagtgcccccattCCTCATCCCAGTATCCCCATTCCCTCCCAAACTGGTCCCAGTGTCCACGTTACCCACCCCAGtgcctctccctctgccccaaaCTGGTCCCAACATCCTCATTCCTTATTCCAGTGTCCCCCTTCCCTCCTGGACTGGTCCCAGTGCCTCTCTGTGCCCCCAAActggtcccagtgctcccagcacccaccccagtgtccccattcACTTCCAGACTGGTCCCAGTGCCCCCATTACCTACCCCAGTGCCCCTGTTCCCCCCAGATTGGTCCCAGTGCCCCTGTTCCCCCTTCCAGTTTGCCCCCATACTGGTCCACGCCCCCTGGCCAGAGCTGAGTGCTCCTTGGTCCCCGTCCTGTGTCCCCAGTGCTGAGgcagatggggatggggatgggacagggatggggacagggactgggttagggacagggttggggacaagaaagggacagggatggggacagcaggagagctagcacagggacagggatgggacagcgtcacagaaagagagaggtttggggacagggacagggatggggacagggatggggagaggaacTGGGACAGGACAGTGACATggatggggtgggggacacaggggtagcgttggggacagggatggggacagggagtggCACAGGGCAAAGAAAGGGCATTGACAAGGTTGGGgccaggggagggatggggacagggccaggacagggttggggacaggagcaggacagggacaggacagCCCTGGGAaatggcagggctggggatggggacaaagACAGGGTTGGGGACAAGAATGTGGTcaggacagggttggggacagaAGAGAGTTGGGATgaggacagggttggggacatTGTTAGGGACAGGACAGGGTTGGGGTGAGGACGGGGCCAGAGCTGGGGACCCTGTtggggacagggcaggacagggttagggttggggacactgtggggacaggacagggTTGAGGACAATGTTTGGGACAGGACAGGACACTGTTGGGGacaggacagggctggggacactgcTGAGGACACTGCTGGGGAcaggacagggttggggacactattggggacagggacaggacagTGTTGGGGACAAGACAGGGTTGTGGACACTAATGGGGAcaggacagggttggggacagggctggggacaggacGGGACACTGCTGGGGacaggacagggctggggacactgttggggacagggctgggacaGCCGGGCCAGGCGACCCCGCCAGGCGGCAGTAGAGACCCTCGCCCGGGGGCGGGACCGACCCTCTGCGGCCACCAGGGGGAGatgggactgggagggactgggagggactgggagggactgggagggactgggagggactgggaaggACTGGAAGGGGGCGCGGCCTGGGGTGCTAAGGGGGGTGGCTAACGGGAGAcagtggggtgctggggcgggggggcagtGGGGTTAATGGTGTGctactggggtggggggggtactGGGGGGCGTCCCAATGGGGGTAACTGGGGGGGGTTCATGGGGGGATTAATTGGGGGGGTCCTTATGGGGTGGGGGGTTGCTGGATGGAAGGGGGACCCAATGGGGGTAACTGGGGGGGGTTAATGGGGGGCTAATGGTGGGGGGCTACTGGAGGAGGGTTAATGGGGTGACGATCGTGATGGGAGtaatggggtgctgggggggtgagggggggtcccAACTGGGCGTGAAGATCTAACGGAGGGGGGGGCCCTGCGGTGGTTCTGCCCAGCCCCCCCagaccagccccagcccccccacgGCCCCCAGGCCCCcggcagggtggggtggggggttgtcccccgttgtcccccccccagcgggacgaggaggaggaggaggaggaggaggaggccgcgTGAGGAGTGGGCCGGGACTGAGCTCCGGTGACAGTGACAGTGACAgtgacaggatggggacagaccCACATCCCCCACCCACCTTGTGCCCTCCCCAGCGCCGGGTCAGACCCTTCTGGGGACCCTTTGGCTGCCAAGCACGGCCCCGGCAGCGTCACCGGCCCCGGGGACGCCACAACGGGGACAAACGAACAGAAACCCCGAGTTTGTCCCCTTCCCCGGTGGCACTGCACCCCAAGTGCCACCCCGGTGGGtcaggaggggaaactgaggcacggggcagggTGGACACATGCTCTGTGTCCCCAAGTGCCACCATAGTGGGtcagaaggggaaactgaggcacggggtgGGGTGGACACACACTCTGTGTCCCTtcatgtccccaagtgccacgACAGTGGGtcaggaggggaaactgaggcacggggcagggTGGACACATGCTCTgtgtccccaagtgccaccccAGTGGGTCAGGAgggaaaactgaggcacggggcggGGTGGACACATGCTCTgtgtccccaagtgccaccccAGTGGGtcaggaggggaaactgaggcacggggtgGGGTGGACACATGCTCGGTGTCCCCAGGTGTCACCGCAGTGGGTCAGGAGGGGAAACTGGGGCACGGGGCAGGGTGGACACATGCTCTGTGTCCCTgcatgtccccaagtgccaccccAGTGGGtcaggaggggaaactgaggcatgaggTGGGGTGGACACACGCTCTGTGTCCCCAAGTGCCACGACAGTGGGtcaggaggggaaactgaggcacggggcggGGTGGACACACGCTCTGTGTCCCTacatgtccccaagtgccaccaCTGCAGGACGTGAGGCCGGATGAAAGGAAGCGCCGCGTTTGCTTGAtgcggggggacacagggaccaGGACCCCCCCGATGGCAGAGGCAGGAGTGGTAACTTCAAGACCACAGCGGGGTCTGGGGTGAAATAGCGGCCACATCCCCCCggcacagggaggggggacaAAGCCACCACTTCCCTTGACAGCGAGGGGACAGGACGGTTGTCCCCTCCCCGTTGCTGGGGTTTTGGGGGACGGGCTCCGTGAGGCACTGGAGCCAGGATGAGGGGCTGTCCCCAAAAACCACTGGTTGCCGGAGGGGGGGTTGGTTTTATTTCACCTCCGCGGGTGGGTCTTTGCTTTTTGTCCGGTGTTATTTTAATGACTCCGGGGGCTCGGGGCCGGTGCCGCGCCGAGAAGCCGAAATAAAACAGTTCCGCTGGAAACGGGGTGAGGTCGCGGTGAGCGACGGCCCTTTTCCAGCCGCAGGATGAAAGGAATTaggccaaaaaaagtggaaaataaaaaaggtcaCAACGAAGACGGCATCCGGGCGGCCGGTGGGGAGCCGGGCAAGGGGATCGCTGGCCTTGGTAGCGCCTCCAAAATCAACagcggggctgtggggggggtgctgcgggggggctCCCTGCGCCGTGGCCCCCCATTACCTGGGGACATCAAAGGGCGGTGGCCGGTGGGGAGAGGCAGCGGGTGACAAGGCGGCTTCAGGGGGGGGGACGGTGTCGTGTGGGGTGTGTGGCTTTgatgctggaaaacaaaaaaatagtaatagatAAACGTCACTCCttgtgtcgtccccccccccccccagtttgtCACCAGCTGCGCCCGTCTCCCGCTGCCGGGGTGGCCACACGGTCACGTCCCCCAGGGACCCTCATGTTTCGTTTGCCTtcaaaaaacttcattttttgtaAACTAGTGGCTTTTCGCTGTGGAACCCCCCAAAaccgccccccgcccccattCCCAGAGCAGGGTTGACCCCAAGAGCTCCTGCCTGAGGCGGGGAGAGGCCACGGTGTCCCTGCGGTGACAGTCCCGGTCACGACACGGCTGGGTGCTGTGACAGGAGGCAGGGCATGTCATGACAGGGACTTGAGGGCCCGCTGCGGTGACTGGGCCCTGGGGGTGTTTACACAGTGACGAGGCCCCGCCGCGGGCCTGTGAGGACATGTCACACGCGGAGGGCAGCTGTCGCGACAGGGCTGGAGGTGGCTCGTGACAGAAAAAGGTCACCGGGAGGGCGAAGAGCGGCGCTATCGCGACACGGCCTGGGTTACCGAGCCGGCGTGGCCACCGCGGGGACGCCGCCCGGGGTCGGGGTCGCCCGGCTCCGGGCAaagcggcggccgcggccggggcggAGCCAGCACCAAAATGGCGCCTTTTCCGCCACATTCCCGGCGCCGCCAAGCCGTCCCTCCAAGGGCGCAGCCCGGCCGCTCGCCCCGCCTCCTCGCGGGACTTATTGGCCAGTTTGAGACGGACCGCCGTTCTCATTGGCGCGGCTCTCCGCCGCGGCCACCGCCTCCGAGCTAGGATTGGGCAGCGCGCACGTCAGTGTGCGAGCCCGCCTTCCCCCGGGGCGACAACCGCGCGGCCGGTTGGCGGTCCGCGCTGCCAGTCACTCCTCCGCCCCGCCTTCCCCTACCCATTGGCGGCGGCGCACGCCCATCACGCCGCATCCCAcgccgccgcggccgctcccATACGGGGTCTCCCTGCGAGCCCGCGCGGGCGCCGATTGGCCCCCGCCAccgccggcccgccccccccgctcccccattggccgccgcccgccgcgctccccctcccccacggggcggggcggcgggggcggtgcccctcccgcctccctcccccccccgccggcccgcccTCGCTTCCCAATGGCCACTCCGCCCGTCACTCGCCCGCCCGCGGCGGCGTCCCATTGGCGGacgcggcggagggggcgggccgcggggccggggccgcggcgcgcGGCTCCCTCCCTCGGCAGCCCCTTGGCGGTCACCGGCGGGGTTAGGCCGCCTCGTCAGCGAGCCGGGCGCGCCcgcccctccgcccccccgccccgccgccgctcgggcTCGCCCCCCCCGGCCACCATGAGCGGTAAGGACGGGCCCGCCGCGCCGGCgggaggggggcgaggggcgCACGGCCGCCCAGGCACACGCAGACGACGGCGCCCGCCCGCTCGGAGGGGCCAGAGGCGGCCCCGCCCcacgccgggccgggccccgccgggccgggcctcgcctcgcctcgccgcGCCGGGGGGACCTGCCGGGGGAGGGACCCGGGGGAGGGGGAAGGCCTCGGGGGAGGGAcccggcggccgggccgggccgggctgggagcggaggagggggcgaaggcggcggcggcggcggggggggagcgggatGGGGGAGGTCCCGGTAATcgaggcggggggggtgtgtgagggAGGATCCCGGGGGATCGGGCGCGGAGAGGAGGATTTTTGCGGGGGGAGGGTGTAggcctgggcgggggggggggcggctgtgAGAGCAGGTACCGGAGCGAGGGGGGGGCGCTTCCCCCCAGCCCCCGAGGAAGGCGCCTTGCGAGGGCGGATGCGTGCGGGGGGGGGAGCCGTGGGGAAGGTGTGACCTGCTGGGTGTGTTtcgggggggggcgagggggggtgaTAGTCCACGGAAGCGAtgctggggggctggaggggaccctGGTAaaggggtgctgggggtgtgggCAGGTCCTCGGCCGGGGGGGTGGTtgaggagggatttggggggagcagcgacacccccccgccccgtgcggTGGGGGTCAGAGGGAGCACGGATGGGGGAGTCCCGGCCTGGGGAGCCCCGTGGGCTGGCTCCACGGTGGGGAATCCcgtgggcagggcagggaaagGGCTGCCGGGGTGGATCCACGGAGGGCCGGGGCGGGAGGTGTGCTCCAGGCCAGCGGGGACGGCAAAGGGGAGGCCCGGGGAGGACCTCGACGGGGGCCAGGGAGTGTCCCGAGCGGGTAGGGAGGAGCTGGGGCCTGGAGCAGGGCCGGGTCCTCCTCCGCCTGTCCCGCTGCCAGCTCCCCTTTGGCAGCTCCCTCCGGTTCCCAGCCCCTTCGCGCCGGTGCCCGAGCAGCGCACGGTCCCCCCCCGAGTGCCTGACAGCGTGCCGTGCCCCCCCGCTCTGCCCAGCCCTCCTGCGACTCCCCATGTGTCCTCGCACTCCCGATCCCCCTTTCCTGCCCCGAAATGTCTTTAACTCCCGCTGTCGTTTCCCGCCCGCGCAGACCAAGAGAGTCCCGAGGAGATGTCGACAGTGAAGCCCGAGAAGGGCGAAGGAGATGCCAGCAGTaacagcagcacaggcagtggGGAGGGCCAGGTGAgtgcagggagggaggaacagCCCCAAGCCGGCGCCTCTCGCCCCGGGGAACTCGCTGTCCCCGTGGCAAAGTCCAGGGCCGGGCCGATGTGTTTGTTTGGCCCAGCCGAGCGTTACGCCGGCTCCTCTCCCcggggagaggaagaggagggtgagtGAGTGCTGGGGGATCGTCACGCTGCCAAAGGCCCTGCCGACCCGAAGCGCCCGTggcttcccctcctcccccagctctgcagggtgCCCTCAAAAACCTGACAGTTCCCCGGCTCCCAGTAAACACCGCAGCCCCGACTGGCCCTTTGCCAGGTCGGGGTGCCCAGGAGCGACTGTACTTCCCCAGAGTTGTTCTCCTGTGGGGCGATTTGCCCGCTTTGGGGTGGAGGAGACATCTCCTTCCCTTTTACATGCAGactccctcccctttcctccctcccagaGGGTTTTTCCCTGTGGGTTCAGTCTGTCCCGGCCTGACAGCCCTGTGTCTGGCAGTTGTATTTTTCCGGCTGTGGGTGGGTTTTCTCAGGAAGGAGTGTTTATCTTTTCCAAGTACGCTCCTCCCTGCTTTCTCTTTTaattattcccccccccccccccccccgcccgcttttttttttttttatttttggcctGCCCATCGGGCCGCCTCCCACGTCCTTTaactcctcctctccttcccaggAATCGCAGCCTTCCCCGCTGGCTCTGCTGGCAGCCACCTGCAGCAGGATCGAGTCTCCCAACGAGAATTCCAACAGCTCCCAGGGCCAGCAAGGCGGGAGCGGCGAGCTGGACCTCACAGCCGCCGCCGCTCAGATCGCCCAGTCCGCTAACGGCTGGCAAATCATTTCTGCCGGCTCCAGCACGCCCACGGCCTCCAAGGAACAGGGCAGCAACGGCAGCAACGGCGGAGACGCCTCCAAAAGCCGGCCCGTGAGCGCGGGGCAGTACGTGGTCACGACCGCCTCCAACTTGCAGAACCAGCAGGTGCTCACGGGCCTGCCGGGAGTTATCCCGAATATCCAGTACCAGGTCATTCCCCAATTCCAAACCATCGATGGGCAGCAGCTCCAGTTTGCCACCACCCCAGCCCAAGTCAACGTGCAGCAGGATGCCTCTGGTCAACTCCAGATCATCCCCGGCACGAACCAGCAGATCATAACGAGCCGAGCGGGGACGAGTAACCTCATCGCCATGCCAAACCTGCTGCAGCAGGCTGTCCCCATCCAGGGCGTGGGCTTGACCAACAACACCCTCTCAGGGCAAACCCAGTACGTAGCCAACGTCCCCGTGGCTCTGAACGGCAACATCACCTTGCTGCCCGTCAACAGCGTGGCCGCCAGCCTGGCTCCCACCTCTCAGACCGTCACGTTGAGCAGCTCCGGCTCTCCGGACAGCAGCTCCCAGCCGGCCACCTCGGGTGCTGCCATCAGTTCCACCAACACGGCCACGTCTCACGCTAGTTCCGGCGCCTTTTTTACCAACGCCAACAGCtactccaccaccaccaccaccagtaaCATGGGCATCATGAATTTTTCCACCAGCGCGACGGTGGGAACCAACGTCCAGGCGCAGACGCCCCAGAGGGTCAGCAGCGTCCAGAGCTCGGACTCTCTGCAGAGCCAAGTTTCTGGGGTGGCTTTGCAGCCGGGGCAGCAGAAAGAGGGGGATCAGAGTCAGCAatcgcagcagcagcagcagatcctgATCCAGCCGCAGCTAGTCCAAGGAGGGCAGGCGATCCAAGCCCTCCAGACCACCCCGCTCTCTGGGCAGACCTTTGCCACTCAAGCCATCTCGCAGGATGCCCTGCAGAACCTGCAGCTCCAAGCTGTCCCCAACTCTGGGCCCATCATCATCCGAACGCCTACGGTGGGTCCCAACGGGCAGGTCAGCTGGCAAACCATCCAGCTCCAAAACCTTCAGGTTCAAAACCCCCAGGCCCAGACAATCACCTTGGCCCCCATGCAGGGAGTGTCGCTGGGGCAGAcgggcagcaccagcaccacgCTCACCCCCATCGCCTCCCTCCCCAGCGGCACTGTCACTGTCAACgctgcccagctctcctccaTGCCCGGCCTCCAGACTATTAACCTCAGTGCCTTGGGAGCGTCTGGGATCCAGGTGCATCAGCTGCAGGGGCTGCCTCTGGCCATAGCAAACACTGCCGGTAAGTTGGTTTCTCTCGGTTCCTTTTCCGTAGCTGGGCAGAGGAAATCGAAGGCGAAACCGTGTCGCCTGGCTGCACGCAGCCGGCTCCGTGCCCCGTCTGGGGGTTTGGGACACTGGCACAGCCgtgccagggctggagctgggtgTGAGCGATGCCAAACAGAGTTGGCAAGCGGGCCGGCGCTTCTGTTGGCCCCGTGAAGGAAGTATTAAGCCTCTGCCGATCGCCAGAAGACTCTGACACTCCTTTTGGGGAGTTAATTAACTCTTGGGCGGCTGATTGCGTGAAAAAAAACAGGGGAGATGCCTGTGAATGGGGAAGGGGAGAGACGcgtggggaggagaagggggacgTTGCGTGTGATGCTAAAGTGAAGTGTGGTTTTGTGCGAGGCCGCTGTCCTGCCCCGATGGCCATCCAGGGGGGTCTCGGGTCAGGTTTGGGGTGTGGACCCGAGTCCAGCTCAGCTCCTCGGCTGCGGAAGCCCTCAGAAAGAGCCACGGATTGTAAAACTCAGGAATAGCTGAAAACCCCCTGCCTTCCccctagaaaacaaacaaacaaaaaagccctggGGAATTTCCTTGCAGAGGCGGAAGAACGGGCTCTTTAAGTGTATATTTAGCCTAAAGTTGGGTGCTGGTGTGGGACGCTGTGATCTCATCATGGCCAAGACGGCCCCGCGTGCGTGGCTGGCGCGGGGCGTCCTGCtcgctcccccccccaccccggatCAGTCCTGGCGTCTCCCAAAAGCTCCCACCagaccggggcggggggtgtggaCACGGTGTGAGCTTGGGGCTGCTCAGCTTCCCCTCGGAAATGCCGAGCCTGCCTGGGCGAGGGGGCTGTAAGCTCCTGCCGTGGAAGAAATTGGTGCTGAAAAGGAGCTCCGCttgcttttccagtgtttttctttttttttttttttttttttttgttctggctCTGGCTAAAAAGGCAGTTGCTAGATTTAGTCACAGCTGAGAGGCAGCAAAAAAATGTTGCTCAATCCGACTCCTCGTGCTTCCTTCTCGCGAGAAGAGGCGGCTGCTCTCCCGGAGTTGTTTTGCAGCATTATTTTGGGCTGTTGCTACAGCAGCTTGGCTTGCAGGCGTCCGCGGGTTTATTACAGACCGCGCCGCAGTCGGGATTAGCCTGATCCTTGGATTTCCCTGAGCGGAGAGACCCGCTTGTGCTAAAGcacgcggcggcgggggggggctgatggCAAGTCACCTCTTTTATACGTGGAAATGCAGGTGGTGGAGGGTCCCTCTGGTCTTCGCCCGCCCGGGTGCGCCGGGATCCCCTCGCCCTGCGGCCTGGCAGGGCCGTTTGCGTCGAGACGAGCTTGTTTTGGAGGTGCCGGAGAAGCGCATGGGCGACTCCTAGTTCCTGTATTtgtgcctggctctgccctcGGAGGTGGGGCAGGGAGGAACGTTCCAGAGACCACCCATCCAACACGCtcacgctggggagccccggccACCGcctcctccccccttttttttttttttttaagctcttgaTCCACGGTGACGAATTCACCGTCCGACGCTGGCAGCTGCACCAAGAACCACAGCCGAGGGCCTCGCTCTTCCTTAGCTCGGAGGATGTGACGTTCAGGCGACGCTTTGATGTCGTTAGGTTTGAAAAACCAGAGCAGGGTTCAGGTTTCAAAGGGCTTGTGGGGACCCACCGAGACCCCAGCTCGATGGGACCCTAAGTTAGGCTCCTAGGACGAGATCGCAGAGGCTGCGGCTGGGACAGAAAGCTTCCTAGCACTGCTCTGTTCACACAATTTGTGTGGGTTAACTCCAAactggaggattttttttctagatgggGCCGTTTGTCCCCCTGCCACCTGCAAACAGCCCCTCTCCAgcgggtgctgagcccccccccggACCCTGCACTGGGTGCGTCGTCTCCGTCCGGAGCTGAGCTGTCCTCTGCTGCGTTGGGAGGCTGCGAGCGCTGCTCCCTCGCGGTCCCAGCTCTCTGATGGCAACTTAACTCTGCCCGTGGTCCAAATTTTTGAACATTTTCCATGAGGAGCCTCCCCGGCGGCTCTGCGAACACACACCACGTGTGCTGGAACTTTCTGCGCTCGCTTTCTGCTCGAGGCTAAGAGTTGAGAAGGTTTTTATTGTAGTAGAAAAAGCTCCTCTGCTTCCCAGAGAGGCGAATGGAAAATAAACCCCAGGTTTGCTTCGAGGGGAGACTGGCAGCTGGTCTTCCCCGGCCCCTTGGGTTTCACCACGCGTTACGGTGTGGCGGGGAGAAGGGGGTGCACGGTGTAGGGGTTCGGGAGCGGAGCATGCACCCCAGCTGCCTCCCGGGCTCGCGGCCGCCGCCTTTCCTACCACTTCCCTGCAAATCTGCTTTAGCTGAGTTACTCCAGAGAGCTCAGCTCGGCTTCCTTCAGGGCTGACAGCCGCTCCGGTGTCCTGGCTTGGCTGTGACAAGCATGTGTCCCCTCTCCTGAACCCCGCTCTGGTGTGTGGGCACGGCGGGGGCGGGGCTCCTCTGGCCTGTGGCTCTCAGCCCCTCAGGAGGGCTGGGGGCGAGTCGCTGAtgagttttctgcttttccctttcctttttgcAAAGCGGCGAGGGGAAAGATCCTTCAGGAGAAAATGACAcctgaaaaaaagtctttaaaaatcagatttttgctCTTGGGCATGAGGCAGAGCCCGGCGCTCTGTGCAAATGGAACTCGGCTTGTGTTTGTATTAATTAGGTGGTTTGCAGGCTGCCTCCTCCTTGGCATTAGACAGGCTGTGAATTAGCCCCATGGCATGAGAAGGTCTGTGACCAAAATGGGCTGGTATGTGGGCAAACAGGCCTTGCAGCTG
The window above is part of the Strix uralensis isolate ZFMK-TIS-50842 chromosome 33, bStrUra1, whole genome shotgun sequence genome. Proteins encoded here:
- the SP1 gene encoding transcription factor Sp1, which codes for MSDQESPEEMSTVKPEKGEGDASSNSSTGSGEGQESQPSPLALLAATCSRIESPNENSNSSQGQQGGSGELDLTAAAAQIAQSANGWQIISAGSSTPTASKEQGSNGSNGGDASKSRPVSAGQYVVTTASNLQNQQVLTGLPGVIPNIQYQVIPQFQTIDGQQLQFATTPAQVNVQQDASGQLQIIPGTNQQIITSRAGTSNLIAMPNLLQQAVPIQGVGLTNNTLSGQTQYVANVPVALNGNITLLPVNSVAASLAPTSQTVTLSSSGSPDSSSQPATSGAAISSTNTATSHASSGAFFTNANSYSTTTTTSNMGIMNFSTSATVGTNVQAQTPQRVSSVQSSDSLQSQVSGVALQPGQQKEGDQSQQSQQQQQILIQPQLVQGGQAIQALQTTPLSGQTFATQAISQDALQNLQLQAVPNSGPIIIRTPTVGPNGQVSWQTIQLQNLQVQNPQAQTITLAPMQGVSLGQTGSTSTTLTPIASLPSGTVTVNAAQLSSMPGLQTINLSALGASGIQVHQLQGLPLAIANTAGDHGAQLGLHGSSGDGLGDENAAVEEGETSPDPQPQQGRKVRREACTCPYCKDSEGRSSGDPGKKKQHICHIPGCGKVYGKTSHLRAHLRWHTGERPFICTWILCGKRFTRSDELQRHKRTHTGEKKFACPECPKRFMRSDHLSKHIKTHQNKKGGAANNVAMNVSAVPMDTGASAEGNGGATPSALIATNMVAMEAICPEGIARLASSGINVMQVADLQSINISGNGF